One Anser cygnoides isolate HZ-2024a breed goose chromosome 4, Taihu_goose_T2T_genome, whole genome shotgun sequence genomic region harbors:
- the ETFDH gene encoding electron transfer flavoprotein-ubiquinone oxidoreductase, mitochondrial — MLWSRCPPCATARQCFHALKLIKRDCLLSLHAARCTSTAAVPRITTHYTIHPRDKDKRWEGVNMERFAEEADVVIVGAGPAGLSAAIRLKQLAAEHGKEVRVCLVEKASQIGAHTLSGACLEPRSLQELFPDWKERGAPLHTPVTEDKFGILTKKSRIPVPILPGLPMVNHGNYIVRLGHFVSWLGEQAEALGVELYPGYAAAEVLFHEDGSVKGIATNDVGIQKDGAPKPTFERGLELHAKVTIFAEGCHGHLAKQLYKKYNLRENCQAQSYGIGLKELWIIDEKKWKPGRVEHTVGWPLDRHTYGGSFLYHLNEGEPLVALGFVVGLDYQNPYLNPFREFQRWKHHPSVEPTLEGGKRIAYGARALNEGGLQSIPKLTFPGGLLIGCSPGLMNVPKIKGTHTAMKSGMLASEAIFSQLTNENLQSKTIGLDVQEYEENLKKSWVWKELYAVRNIRPSCHSILGVYGGMIYTGIFYWLLRGKEPWTLKHPGPDFAQLKPAKDCTPIEYPKPDGKISFDLLSSVALSGTNHEHDQPAHLTLKDDSVPVSKNLAIFDGPEQRFCPAGVYEYVPLETGEGSRLQINAQNCVHCKTCDIKDPSQNINWVVPEGGGGPAYNGM; from the exons ATGTTGTGGTCACGCTGCCCGCCCTGCGCCACAG CACGTCAGTGCTTTCATGCTCTTAAGTTGATAAAGAGAGACTGCCTTCTGTCACTGCACGCAGCAAGATGTACCTCTACTGCCGCTGTGCCTCGCATAACTACGCATTACACGATTCATCCACGGGACAAAGACAAACGATGGGAAG gGGTGAACATGGAGAGATTTGCAGAGGAAGCTGATGTTGTCATTGTTGGAGCAGGCCCTGCAGGTCTTTCTGCAGCTATTCGACTCAAACAGTTAGCTGCTGAGCATGGCAAAGAAGTACGTGTTTGTCTGGTGGAAAAGGCTTCCCAAATTGGTGCACATACACTGTCTGGTGCTTGTCTTGAGCCAAGATCCCTGCAAGAACTATTTCCAGACTGGAAGGAGCGGGGG GCTCCACTTCATACTCCTGTAACTGAAGACAAGTTTGGAATTTTAACAAAGAAGTCTAGAATTCCAGTGCCAATTCTTCCAG GACTTCCAATGGTTAATCATGGGAATTACATAGTACGTCTGGGACACTTTGTGAGCTGGTTAGGTGAACAAGCAGAAGCTTTGGGTGTTGAGTTGTATCCAGGCTATGCAGCAGCTGAG gttCTTTTTCATGAAGATGGTAGTGTGAAAGGGATAGCTACTAATGATGTGGGAATTCAAAAGGATGGAGCACCTAAA CCTACCTTTGAACGAGGCTTGGAACTCCATGCTAAGGTCACAATCTTTGCTGAAGGTTGTCACGGACATCTGGCCAAACAGCTGTACAAAAAATACAACCTCAGGGAGAACTGTCAAGCCCAGAGCTATGGCATTGGATTGAAAGAG TTATGGATTATTGATGAAAAGAAGTGGAAACCAGGAAGAGTAGAACATACCGTAGGCTGGCCTTTAGACAGACATACGTATGGAGGATCCTTTCTTTATCACTTAAATGAGGGTGAACCCTTAGTTGCTCTTGGATTTGTG gttgGTTTAGATTATCAAAATCCCTATTTGAATCCGTTTAGGGAGTTCCAGAGGTGGAAGCACCATCCAAGTGTAGAGCCCACTTTGGAGGGTGGAAAAAGGATTGCATatggtgccagagcactgaaTGAAGGCGGTCTCCAG tccATACCCAAGCTTACCTTCCCAGGTGGATTATTAATTGGTTGCAGTCCTGGACTCATGAATGTTCCTAAGATCAAAGGGACCCACACTGCAATGAAAAGTGGCATGTTGGCTTCAGAAGCCATCTTTAGCCAATTAACGAATGAGAATCTGCAGTCAAAGACAATAG GACTTGATGTGCAAGAATATGAAGAGAACCTGAAAAAGTCCTGGGTCTGGAAAGAGCTGTATGCAGTTAGAAACATCCGCCCGTCCTGCCACAGCATACTGGGTGTGTATGGAGGAATGATTTACACAGGGATATTTTATTGGCTACTGAGAGGAAAGGAACCATGGACATTAAAACATCCAG gaCCAGACTTTGCTCAGCTCAAGCCAGCCAAAGATTGTACCCCTATCGAATACCCAAAGCCTGatggaaaaatcagttttgatcTCCTATCATCTGTGGCTTTAAGTGGTACAAATCACGAACATGACCAGCCCGCTCATTTGACTTTGAAAGATGACAGCGTCCCTGTGAGCAAGAATTTGGCTATATTCGATGGACCGGAACAAAGATTTTGCCCAGCAG GTGTTTACGAATATGTTCCTCTGGAAACAGGAGAAGGATCAAGACTGCAGATAAATGCTCAGAACTGTGTCCACTGCAAAACGTGTGATATTAAAGACCCAAGTCAGAACATTAACTGGGTAGTgcctgaaggaggaggaggaccaGCTTATAACGGGATGTGA
- the PPID gene encoding peptidyl-prolyl cis-trans isomerase D, with protein sequence MSHPSPSARPGNPRNPRAFFDVDIGDERVGRIVFELFADIVPKTAENFRALCTGEKGTGPTTGKPLHYKGCPFHRIIKQFMVQGGDFSNQNGTGGESIYGEKFEDENFHYKHDKPGLLSMANAGPGTNGSQFFITTVPTSHLDGKHVVFGQVIRGMGVVKILENVEVNGENPAKLCVIAECGELKEGDDWGIVPQDGSGDAHPDFPEDSDIDLKDVDKIVAIAEDIKNIGNTFFKSENWAMAAKKYSKSLRYVEASETVAEEADKPKLKTIGLTCVLNIGACKLKLSDWQGAIDSCSEALKIDPANTKALYRRAQGWQGIKDLDQALADLKKAHEIAPEDKAIQTETLKIKQKIKAQKEKEKAAYAKMFA encoded by the exons ATGTCGCACCCGTCCCCCAGCGCCCGGCCCGGCAACCCCCGCAACCCCCGCGCCTTCTTCGATGTGGACATCGGGGACGAGCGAG tTGGACGCATTGTCTTTGAATTATTTGCTGACATTGTACCTAAAACTGCCGAAAACTTCCGTGCGTTATGTACGGGAGAGAAAGGAACAGGGCCCACAACTGGAAAACCTCTCCATTATAAAGGATGCCCTTTCCATAGAA ttatTAAGCAGTTCATGGTCCAGGGTGGAGATTTCTCAAATCAAAATGGCACTGGTGGAGAAAGTATTTATGGTGAAAAATTTGAAGATGAAAACTTTCATTATAAg CACGACAAACCGGGGCTGCTGAGCATGGCAaatgcaggacctggcactaACGGCTCCCAGTTCTTCATTACCACGGTGCCTACTTCTCACCTGGACGGGAAACATGTGGTGTTCGGCCAAGTGATCAGAGGAATGGGTGTCgttaaaatattagaaaacgTCGAAGTAAATGGAGAAAATCCTGCTAAG ttgtgcGTCATTGCAGAATGTGGAGAGCTAAAGGAAGGAGATGACTGGGGAATTGTTCCCCAGGATGGTTCTGGAGATGCTCATCCAGATTTTCCTGAAGACTCAGATATAGACTTAAAAGAT GTTGACAAGATTGTGGCCATAGCAGAAGACATAAAGAATATAGGAAATACTTTCTTCAAATCGGAAAATTGGGCAATGGCAGCTAAAAAGTATAGTAAAAGTTTACG GTATGTAGAAGCTTCTGAAACGGTGGCAGAAGAGGCTGACAAGCCAAAGCTGAAGACCATTGGGCTGACTTGTGTTTTAAACATCGGTGCCTGTAAGCTAAAACTGTCCGACTGGCAGGGAGCCATTGACAGTTGTTCGGAG GCTCTTAAAATAGATCCAGCAAATACTAAAGCTCTCTACAGACGGGCTCAAGGATGGCAGGGAATAAAAGATCTCGATCAGGCACTG gctgATCTTAAGAAGGCTCATGAAATAGCCCCTGAAGACAAAg ctaTCCAGACAGAAACACTCAAAATCAAGCAGAAGATAAAAGcccaaaaggagaaagagaaggcagCTTATGCTAAAATGTTCGcttga